The DNA sequence gtgactattTTGGAAGAACGATGGGGTCAatctccccatcttgacacaaagaaatttctaaccaatcattctcttcttcaaaccgaactgggtattttgtgtttcttttattatcttgtttatgttgcttgtagctgtctcTCCAACTTGTCCGACTTGTAGctgaattttcttgttttatttgcagaggcaatgaagaatagtgaatccatgaaagcttttaagagggcgcagagggCGGCTGCTGCCAGAAATGTTGCGGCCAAagcggctggggaggggtcctcccaagtgcgcgagaagccatcagtgccgagttctcccggggtgaagaaggtgatccctacaccccgagtCCGTTTGGTGGATCCTCACCCTACTTCTGCTACTCCCTCTGTTGCTCTtctcaataaaaaacaaaagactgctgagccctttgacctcgatgctcctgattttaatcccattgaatttgtggatcagcaaatcggtccctacggcgctctctccatggacgatgtgtccatccttcgttagttggaatttatggcccgaaatcacGTGAAGATGGCGTATATGGCGGCTGCCATATAttggactgctcagaatctccctctccacgcCACTAAAGCGTCtatggaggaggcgaaacaagagtttgatcggatgaaggagttgaaggaggagcttgagataAAGGTAGCCAAGCTGGAGAAAGACTTGAAGAACGAGGAGGCAAGTTCTCAATcactggcggcttctttgaggttggctgaggatgcagccatgatgcataaggagagttacgttgcatcttatcgggaggtgctGCGCCTGACGGGGGAACTTGACAGTgtccgggaagattattctgagctccaaagtcatctcgttggcagcgtgactgctgcttatgagaacttgagggAGCAAGTTCAGGTCATTGTTCCCGAAGCCGATCTCACCTCTTTTAGCCTGGATAACGTTgttagggatggcaagattgttccTGATGATGAGGATGGTGATGATGAGGTTGTTCCCTCTGCGTCCTCTGTCAAAGTGTCGACCTCTTTAGTTCCTCCTGCTGCGCTTGACTCGGATTGatagattctgaaccgggaggatggaactgtggaCGCTGTGTCGATCCAGACTCGTCCTCATTCTCtttgtcctgatgctgccaagaaggctcttgatgtttgctgatctctttctggatatgtagttggcccggcttgtgtgcttttaaaactttttatttaagtGCTGacattttcaagttgcttgtttagcaactttttattttgacaaACAAAAGGTAGCTCGCTATCTCTTTAtggtaggttttggtggccttccGGGCCTTATAACTTTTTTGTAGAGTAAAAAGAAGTAGCTTTTTGACTTGGCATTTTTTCTACTGATATTTGAAATCTTGCATCTCGACCTCCTCAGattgctttgttttattgtttgtagcttggatcttTTGAGGTTATGGTTACGTGGGTCCGACTTGTTTTTCGGTTTTCTCCCTCTTGCTTGTATTTCTGACGATCTATAATCGATTCCTTCAAGTTGGTCCTCCAAGTTGTTTTGGTAGTCCTTTGTCCCGTCTTTCTCAAGGGTTACCTTTGTAACTTGCTTTGTAGtaggccgacttctttacgtcgtccttttctaagttatttttgtaatcctcttcctTGGATTTTTGTCAAATCTCTTTCCgggattatttttataactttttagtagtaggagtccgacttcgttatgtcggtctcctttaagttatttttgtaatcctctttcttggatctttgtcagatctctttcagggattacttttataactttttagtagtaggagtccgacttcgttatgtcggtctcctttaagttatttttgtaatcctctttcttggatctttgtcagatatctttcagggattacttttataactttttagtagtaggagtccgacttcgttatgtcggtctcctataagttatttttgtaatcctctttcttggatctttgtcagatctcttttagggattactttgataacttttcgttttgggctgactttgttatgtcgggcccttctaagttaaagtaattctctttaatagggttggccagacctctttccagggtttacttataacttggtttgacttggttcgacttcttaatgttcgaccagtctttaagttattattttagtgatccgtaagacctcgtcaggttcttttttagatcactttcgataacttcttacattattctgtgttcatctttgccaatttgtagaaagtggttgtcatctctagatcgtcctttgggtgaatcgcgttttcacctttatcggacggttgtctttattgtgatcgtgcagtgaaattgtttttcactttttgccgatctgttgctttataatcggacgatgaatgcttcagattaatgcgtcttgagatctttgtagaatatctaaaatatattttatttaaaggaaaagtgcaaatatatacatatgggattgtctgagtcacaacttggtgcctcattaaaaaaccttttcagaaaaaagagtgcatccaatcatgaggtcttttatctcttctaattgtagtaccttcttaggttgcaggcgtgccatgacctgggaagctctcgtccatcgagttcagacagtctgtagtagccctttccaagtacttctacaactcggtagggtcctttccagtttgctgctagcTTTCTTTCTCCTGGtcaagttgttccgatatcatttcggattaggatgagatcattttctgTAAAACTTCgcggtactaccttttgattatatctggaagccattcggcactttagagcttcttccctgatccgagctctttcctggatttcgggtaacaaatcgagctcttctctctgcagttgggagtttgcttcctcattgtagtgaattactctaggcgacccttcctcgatctctattgggatcatcgcctctattccgtatgctaatcggaagggagattccttcgtggtggaatgtggcgttgttcgatacgcccataggacctgtggaagctcttctgcccaggctccctttgcatcttgtaatcttcgttttaatccggccagtatgactttgttagtgGCTTCGgtctgtccattggcttgtggatattcaacggaggtgtactggtgctttatattcaagtcggctactagttttctgaagcatgtatctgtgaattgagtgccattgtctgtggttattgaatatggaaccccgaacctcgtgacaatatttctatataagaatttccggcatctttgagcggtggcgttgcCTAGGGGCTCTGTCTCGAtctactttgtaaagtaatctacccctactatgaggaatttaacttgtcctgatccttgtgggaaggggccgagaagatcgagtccccattttgcaaatggccaaggcgaggtcacgctgatgagctcttctggtggggcgatgtggaagttagcatttttctgacatggtggacatgtctttacaaattctgtagcttctttctatagagttggccaataaaatcccgcccggagtacctttttggcgaGAGCTTGCGCTCTGacatgattgccacaaatgccgctgtgtattTCTTCGAGCACTTCTCTTGTGatggaggtcggtacgcattttagtaaaggtatttagattcctcttttgtacaggacgttctttatgatggtgtagtactgtgcctccctttttaacctttttgcctccttttcttctgtggggagcatttctgttttgaggtagttgattatgggggttatccatccttggtcctgacttgttatagtcaggactttttcctcttgcGAGATTGACGAgttctgcaacatttcctggatgaggcttctattgttgtcccctggtttggtgctggctaattttgagagtacatcagctcgggcattttgttcgcggggtatgtggcagatcttgtgCTCCccaatttgtccgagctgttccttggttttatccaaataccttttcatggtgggatctttggcttggtagctccctgttatttgtgatgtgaccacttgtgaatcgctgtaaatgttgagtttttgagctgcGACCTCTTTAGCCAACTTCAAACTGGCTAATAATACTTCATAttttgcctggttgtttgaggccgggaatccgaacttgagggagagctcaacttgggttccttggttgctttctattatcacgccagtgccgcttccagttttatttgaagaaccgtccatgtaaagattccattctatgggggtttttaaggcatctgtgaattctgcgataaagtcggccagatactgtgatttgatggccgtccgagcttcgtattggaggtcaaattctgatagctcgactgcccattgtagaattcttcctgctagatctgttttctacaatattccttttatgggctggttagttcgaaccttaatggtgtgagcctggaagtacgggcggagtcgtcgagatgttaggataagagtataggcaaatttttctattttctggtagttcagctcggatccctgtagtgccttgctaatgaagtagacgggttgttgcccatgtttgtcttctctgactagtgctgaacctattgcccggctccctactgcgagatatagtaTGAGCGgctctccttctcgtggtcgagataggataggtggccgtcctaagaactccttgaagtcttggaaggcttgctcgtattctgtcatccattcgaactgttttccctttcttaaagtagcatagaaggggagagatcttatcgcagctcctgctaagaatcgggataaggcggccaatctcccgttaagttgttgtacttctttgacgcaggttgggctcttcattttgagtatggcctggcatttgtttggatttgcctcaattcccctttgtgtgagcatgaaacctaaaaatttgcctgcttctactgcgaaggtgcattttgcgggattgagtcgcatgttgtgcttccttatggtgtcaaacacttgagccaggttggataataatgtatcttcactttatgtctttatcaacatgtcgtccacataaacttccatgatttttccgatgtgacctgagaagactttattcattagcctttgataagtagctcctgcgttcttgagaccaaaaggcatcacgatatagcagtaatttgcctttggtgttaagaacgaggtcttttcttggtctggtggatacatggggatttggttgtatcccgagtatgcgtccataaacaagAGGTAtctgtatccggaggaagcatctactagagcgtcgatgcttgggagtgggtatggatcttttgggcaggctttgttgagatctgtgtaatcggtgcacattcgccactacCCATTTgcttttttcaccaagacaacgttggctagccatagtggatactcgacttctcttataaatcctgcctccagtagggcctgtacttgttcttccacagctttggatcgttctggcccgagtTTCCTTCGTCTCTGTTGAACcgaccgagatcctgggtagaccgccaacttgtggcacattagcttagggtctatgcctgacatgtctgcggctttccatgcgaagagatcgacattatctcgtaagaattgtaccaataattcttttgagtctcctcttagggtcgtgccaatattggttgttttgtccgaggtgtctccgatttgAATCTTCTCCATCTCGCCATCTGGCTGcagacggagttcttctcgttgcTGGACTCCGCCTagttcaattgtatgaaactcctCTCCCCTTCCTCTaagatttagactttcgttataacagcggcgtgccatcttttgatctgcttttatcgtggctatcccttctgtggttgggaatttcatgcatagatgtggggttgagactattgcgccgagttgattgagtgttgtccgacctattagagcattgtaggctgaacttacgtcgaccacaatgtagtctattttgagggtccgagattggttcccctttccgaaggttgtgtgtagcgataTGTATCCCAGtagttgtactggggtatctgataaaccactattttatagtttatattgtgtttaattgtgggGTTTTGTCacgatccttacccacttattcgtcaatttagcatgcatttagatttccttcctaaatttagtacatgtttgaaaattgcttcctagagactttaattatttaattttaattctcttttattccattcgatgccgtgatctgtgtgtcaagtgtttcaggctttatagggcatgaatgagatggagattggagaggaagctagcaaaaaatggaaggaacacaagaatttgagaagataaccagcgagaagtgacgcggtcgcatggctcacgcgactacgcgaaggagcgcaaatcgtagtgacgcggccgcatggcttgcgcggattggaaagcgcaagcgatgcggtagcgtggacgacgcgaacgcgtggagaggagaAAGCGCAAgcaacgcgtccgcatgaatgacgcgatcgcgtgacatgtgtaatctgcataatctgcagaattcgctgggggcgattttggaccttatttcggcccagttttcggcccggaacagcagactagagtcagaaaATATGCAGAAACAGcacacacattcattcagtagttttagatctagtttttcactctcttaggtttttttctctctagtttttagaattttaattttcaattggccttagcattggaacattgagaagagttatttcctcatcaagacttcatcattctagtttgttctcttaacttggttttattcttccatgttctttgttatgttcaattttgtcattcagatacttttatgattaattaatgcaaggattatttctttttaattcaatttcaattccaataatgatgtcttcttttaattcccttttatgtgttatggatttattatttacaatgcgtgagtagtttcattacttgatggggaattgattgaaaaggaactcttgagttggaaagattgaaagaaaatttgtaattgggttaattgttgaattgctatcctgtcaccaacgtcaATCCCTTTGAATTAAGTGGGTTGTAACTTGTGAACGGATCTAGTAattcaacttgtttgactttcccttacctagtaaaggataactaaacagagtaaccgttaattataaatcaatcttaaaaatcattccatcaatgatagagattctaactaatcaattcccagtcaaggcttttattcatatcatttaatttccctcagtttacattccaatttacttaccTCAATTTCTtcgaacctctgattaataagatagcacccttctctacaactcattgggagatgacctgggacttaaaactcccagtaattttgatttaaactctttgtgacacaattctaaattgataggcagattttcggtgaattaagaactatacttgcaacgtatcaattttaataattttttaattcatcagcttctgcttcccatcagtaTCTCCTAATccaaacaggctgttcgggtatgccctaagctccttttcgtctaagccgagtttgtcgaaggctgttttgaataagatgtcgacaGAACTCCCCTGGTCCACTAATGTGCGatgtagattggcgtttgccagtatgacagtgatgaccatgggatcatcgtgtcctgagatgatgccgaatgcgtcctctttagtgaatgttatcgccgggatgtcgagtgtttcctcctttccttcgacatgatatacttctttgagatatcttttgtgagatgatttggagatcccacctcctgtgaacccaccgtgtatcatgtggacgtgtctttctggtgtccgaggtgatcgttcagttcgTCCGTCATCTTCGTCCCTTCGCCTCTTTCTTTGGTCATTATCTCGGGTGGctagaaatcgatctaattttccttctctcaccaatttttctatgatattctttaagtcgaagcactcgttggtggagtgccctcggactcgatggtattcacaatattccttccggtttccccctccccttttgcctttgagcggTCGCGCTGGGGGGtttttctctgtatggcagacttctttgtacacgtcgaccagagatgccctgagaggagtgtaattatggtatttttttattttctccccttgtcgatctccTTTCTTTCTGGATTCTTTGTCTTTATCCCAGTAGGAGgctccagattttgaggtttctcccaatcgggcattttcttccatattgatgtatttttctgctcgttcctgtacttcatccaaggaggtcgggtacttttttgatatagattggctgaaaggtccttctcgtaggccgttgatgagtcccatgatggcggcctctgtgggtaaactttgtatgtccatgcatgttttattgaatctttccatgtagttgtggaggctctcccgatctccttgcttgatcccagtagactgggggcgtgcttggccttatctttctggatggagaatctggctaggaactttttggccagatcgtcgaagtttgagatggactttggaggtagattgtcgaaccatctgattgccgTCTTCGTGagggttgttggaaaagctttacaGCGAACgacatctgaggcatcggtaaggtacattctgcttctgaaattgctgagatgatggttagGATCTGTGGTGCCGTCATATAAAGTCATATCCGgtagtttgaagtcctttgggatcttggttttcatgatctccctggtgaatggatcctgttctttgCGTGAGCTTTCCCCGGGAGTGATTTGAGGGGTTttcgatttgagatcggcttctaattgtagtaatttttcttccaattctcgtcgtcaccgtacctccctttgtagatcctttccgatctctcgttgttgttgggtttctttttcaagttgctttaagcgatcttgaagtgcttctattgctcccgggtttgctgaatttttgtctccgttggattcCGGGGTATCTTTTGGTGGGGTGTCcacatttttgtgcggcgttctattttCTAAAtccgaatcgtggtcgttgtcatggtcgtctgccatggtgatgggatgacttccaggtccccggcaacggcgccaatgttctgagggttacctgaaactgtaggtcgatctcggacgagatcttctgtgctggtcagaaCCGTTGTGTCCGGCTGGTAAATGGCGGTCGGAGCTggtgcgtccgacttgtttggattgaacgtgctgctgatcctctatcaccgaagggtggggggtacctgcaagagactccgatgcttaagttagcacgggtattaaacaggtgttatgtagaatcagagtatgagttatacctgggtgctacAGTGTATTTATAAAGGTGAGgtgtgaccttttggataagataagttagttatcttatcttatcttgatcttttgagttgaggtcagcgtatcttcaacggaaccgcctttatctctataggcttgggttgccttAGGATTTGAGTCGTGTTCCTCTacctgggccctttattgggctctcttgttgactcggccgagttctttaagaagaagtcggtccgcttgacccgaagaggtcggtcgctttatcgttgatcatcccaggtcggatagctcgacccaaggtatgaacagtcGTGAACGTGGTTTTCCATGTATGTTGATTTTGCCACCATATCATCGAGATAGACCACTATGTTTCGTCCGATTTGACTTGTGAAGATTTTGTCCATGAGTCGTTGGTAGGTAGCACCTGCATTTTTTAGCCCAAATGGCATAACCTTATAACAGAAATTTCCATTGTCAATAATAAAGGCAGTTTTATCCTGGTTAGCTTTATGCATGAGGATTTGATTATAGCcggaataggcatccatgaaacttAAACATTGGAAACCAGAAGAATTATCAACAAGTTTATCAATGCATAGGAGGGGGTATGCGTCCTTTGGACAGGCCTTGTTGAGGTCTGTTTAGTCCACACACATCCTCCACTTACCGTTGGTTTTTTTTTACCATTACCACATTGGCTAACCAAGTGGAATATCTGAGTTCTTAGACGAAGCCAGCATTGAGTAGCTTTTGAGTCTCTTCTAAGGAGGCTGCTTTCTTGTCAGTGCCGAGCTGTTGTTTCTTTTAGGCTATAGGTCGGGCTATTGGATTGATAGCTAACTTATGGCAAATGACGTTagggtctattcctggcatgtctgcTGGGGTCCATGCGAATAAGTCAACGTTGTGTCTTAGTAGCTCGATGAGTTGGTTCTGTTCTTCTTCCTTAAGCGCGTTGCCGAGGTATGTCTACTTGGATTCGTCACTCTTGGTTAATTGGATCTTGGTTAGATCATCTGTTGGCATTGGCCGCTCTTGATGGTTGGTTCTGGGGTCCAGATCGACCAGGGCAGGCAGTTGGTCCGAGTTAAATACTGCTTAGACGTATTGTTGTTTGGGTTGTTTTGGCTGTTTGTCTTTCAGACTGGCGTTATAGCACTGTCTGGCCTCTTTCTAGTCTCCGTGGATGGTAATGACTTTGTTGTCCTGTGAAAGAAACTTAACACACAAATGCACAGTAGAAACAATAGCATtgaatgcgttcaaagatggtcTGCCTAAAATGATGTTATATGGACTTCTACAGTCTACCACAAGATATTGTATATCTATTGTTTTACTGTTGGGGTACTCCCCGAAGGTGGTTTGTAACCAGATGTAACCTCGAATGGAGACACGCTCACCTGAGAAACCTACCAGTTCTCCGGAAGAGGGTGGGAGATTCTTGTCGCTGAGTTTCATCTTTTGTAAAGTTGAGTAGAAAAGTACGTCGGCGCTGCTTCCTGGGTCCATTAAGATCTTACTTACTAATGGCTCCCCGACTTGTGCTGTGATGACAACCGGGTCATCTAAGTTCCGGTCATTTGATTTATAGTGTTTTTGGACGAATGAGATTTCTGGCTTGTCCTTATCGACTAGTTGGGACGTGGTGGTTTCTGTCATCATCATCATAGCTCGGTACGACCTTTTTCGTGCCGAGTTTGTGCATCCGCCACCTGTTAAACCACCAGAAATACAGTTTATTATTCTGCGGGGTGGATTGATATCGTTATCTACCTTTTTCCCTTTATCTCGGGAATTGTCAGTCAGTTTGGATTGTTGGCCGAGATCGTCTGTGCTTCGCTTCCTTCCTCGGCTGGCAATGTATTTATCTAGTAGCCCTTGGCGGGCGAGCTTTTCGAGGACGTCCTTGGCTATTACGCAGTCATTCGTGGTGTGGCTGTACTTCTGGTGGAAGGCACAATACTTTGATTTGTCCACATGACGCTGGTCTTGAAATGTACCGGCTCTGTTTGAGGGTTTGATAAGTTTTGAGTGCAATATGTCCTTTATGATGTCATCCCTTTTTGTATTGAAGGCGGTATAGTTATCGAATTTGGGTGTTAGCCTGAACGTTCTCGAATCCGTTCTGCTGTTCGACTGTCTGTTTCGCCTTTCCTTGTCTCTGCTTGGGATAGGCTTATCTGCTCTTCGCAGTGCCCGAAATTCTTCCACCTCAATCTGAGTAGTTGCTTTTTCGTGGAACTCGGCCAGGGTTTTTGGTTTTACGATGGCTATGGATTCTTGGAATTTTCCTGGCCGGAGGCCGCTCTTGAAGG is a window from the Arachis hypogaea cultivar Tifrunner chromosome 17, arahy.Tifrunner.gnm2.J5K5, whole genome shotgun sequence genome containing:
- the LOC112763298 gene encoding uncharacterized protein produces the protein MTRFAEATNEILNLNPEVHLHAFKSGLRPGKFQESIAIVKPKTLAEFHEKATTQIEVEEFRALRRADKPIPSRDKERRNRQSNSRTDSRTFRLTPKFDNYTAFNTKRDDIIKDILHSKLIKPSNRAGTFQDQRHVDKSKYCAFHQKYSHTTNDCVIAKDVLEKLARQGLLDKYIASRGRKRSTDDLGQQSKLTDNSRDKGKKVDNDINPPRRIINCISGGLTGGGCTNSARKRSYRAMMMMTETTTSQLVDKDKPEISFVQKHYKSNDRNLDDPVVITAQVGEPLVSKILMDPGSSADVLFYSTLQKMKLSDKNLPPSSGELVGFSGERVSIRGYIWLQTTFGEYPNSKTIDIQYLVVDCRSPYNIILGRPSLNAFNAIVSTVHLCVKFLSQDNKVITIHGD